GCACAGTCCGACGGTATCGACATCCGCGGACCCGATGACGGCCCGTCGGTCGTCTTCGTTCACGGAGCCGTATTCACACAGACGATGTGGGCACCACAGCGTGATGCACTCTCATCGGATCGGAAGGTGATCACGCTAGATCTCCCCGGGCATGGAACGCGATCCGACGAGGACTTCGAGTTCGATGTCGCACTTGATCTGCTCGACTCAGTCGTCGACGAACACGCGACCGATGAACTGCTCGTCGTCGGCCTCTCGCTCGGCGGCTATCTTGCGACCGAGTACGCCAGTCAGCATCCGGATCGCGTCGACGGCGTCGTCCTCTCGGGCTGTAGCGTCAATCCGGTCGACGGGATGGGACTGCTGACACGTGCTACGGGTGGCATCACTCGGCTGGCAACACGCAGCGACCGAGTCAACCGGTTCGTCGACAAAGCCGCGACCAACTGGGTTCGCAAACAGGATCTCTCCGAGGAGTACAAAGACGAAATCGTCGACTCGGGTTTCTATCCCAAACAGTTCGGCAACGCGGGGCCTGATCTCGCTGGGCGGGATTTCCGTGCCGCGCTGGCGACCTACCGCGGACCCTCGCTCATTCTCAACGGGGAACGTGACGTCGTGATGCGCCGCGGTGAGGGAGCCCACGCGGCGGCCGCCCAGCACTGTGAGATCGAGATCATCGAGAACGCAGGCCACGTCGCCAATCTCCCCCGACCAGCAGCTTACACTGACAAAATCCGTGAGTTCATGCGTCAAACCGTGCTTGCATAGCCGGTTCAGATAGCCACGACCCACGCCTTGTAGGTCGACTCGTAGCCATAGACCGTCTGAAACGCCTCGTCGATAAACATCGCCAGTCGGTTGGCGTCCGACCGCGCGGTGATCTCGGCGTGGGTGCCCTCGGCCTCCTCCGGACTCTCTAAGCTCTCGGCACGGAACTCCGGATACGAATCGAGCAGTCCCTTCAGGCGGTCGAGTTCGTCGTCGGTGCAGTCCATCGACACCGTCGTATCGCTGAACTGAATCCACGGCGTGAGTTCCTCGGTCGACTCCGGGGGCAGTTCGTCCGGCTCGATGGTGAGAAACTCGCTGTCCCGTTTCCGATGGGCGGTAATCGCCTCGGCGAACAGCTGTCGACGCTCGGTGTCGGTTGCGGCATCGAATCTGGTCATACTGCTTGGTAGGCAGTGGCTACTGAAAGAATGACTGCTTCACCTCGCCACAACGGGAGTTTGTGGAGTTCGGCGAGTGTTAGTCGGCGAGTACCGTCGACAGTCGAGCGTTTTCCTTGATTTTGATTCCACCTGCACCGACCGTCAGCGGAACAGGGTCCAGTGACTCGCCGGTTCCCAGATGGAGTGTTGGATGGAACGCGCCGCGCGTGCGAACTGCATCCCGCGTCTGCAAGACGAGTGTCATGCCTTCGGGGACTGAAAGCGTCTCGTTGTACTCGATGAGGTACACTCCCGCCGAAAGCTCCCACCAGCCGTAGTCGTCATCGGGATCACGCTTTTCGGTTTCGACTGGCTCCGTTTCGGCTTTGTCGAGTTCGCCGCCGCCGAAGTCGACGCGACCCGATTCGGTGACCCGTAAAATCGAATCAACGGTGAGATCCAGCCCACGGGACTCGGTTTGGGTCGGTTCGTAGACGAGGTCGTCGACGAATGCGGTAAGGTCCATAGTCGCTCTTTCGACAGGAGCTACAAAAAGTTCGGCTCCCAGTGTGCCTGTCCGTCGGATCACAGGAGTTTCTTCAAGCATTTAACCCCGGCCACAGAGGGATAGATATGAGCAAGCGAATTCTGCTGCTAGGTGCACCCGGTGCAGGGAAAGGAACCCAGAGCAAGCGGCTGGCCGAGGAGTACGGTATCGAACACATCACCACGGGCGACGCACTCCGTGCGAACAAGGACATGGAGACCGAGCACGGGACTCCGCGTGAGTATATGGACGCTGGCGACCTCGTTCCTGACGCAGTCGTCAACGAAATCGTCGACGCCGCACTCGCGGATGCAGACGGCTTCGTGCTCGATGGCTACCCACGCAACCTTTCGCAGGCCGAGTATCTCAGCGAGCAGACTGATCTGACTGCGGCACTCTTCCTCGATGTCGGCGAGGACGAACTGATCCGCCGACTGACCGGTCGACGGATGGATCCCGAGACGGGCGACATCTATCACACCGAGTTCAACATGCCCGACGACGAGGAGATCGAGGCGCGACTCGTCCAGCGAGACGACGACACCGAGGAGGTTGTCAAAGACCGCCTCGAAACCTACTACGACAACACTGAACCCGTGATCGACCACTACCGCGAGCAGGGTGCTCTCGTCGAAGTCGACGGCGAGGCCCATCCCGACGAAGTCTTCGAGCGCATCACAGACGTCGTTGAATCGGAAGCCTAACGGCTCGAAACAGTCACGTCGACGGTGACTGTCGCAGCGAGTGAACAGACACCGAGAGTACAACCTTCTTAACCGGTGGATACCAACCGACTGGTAATGAGTAGGATCGAACGCAAGGTCCGGTCGATGGTCAACGCCGACCACGAGATGGAGTCGGCGATCCAGACCGTCCTCGACAGCGCCACCGACAACGAGGTTCAGTGGGTCGACGTGCGTGACTCGATTACCAGCGGCCAGTGGGGTCGACTGATCGAAAAAGGGATTCTCGTCGACGGCGAGGCGGGGTTCCGGATCGAGGAGCCGGACGCAATTCGTGCGGGACTCGAAGAGAAAAGCGACGACACCGACGAGATCGAAGGCTCGACGTGGTCGAAATGGGACAAAGGTGCGGCTGGCATCACGGTCCTGATGTTCGCCGGCTACGCGTGGGCACCGGCCCGCGAGTTCGTTGGGAACGCGGTCGACGTCCTTCTCGGCCCGGTGCTCAACGTCCTGCCGTTCTACGTCGTCGTGATGATCATCGCGGTCGCAACAGGACTGTACTCGACGCTGTTGCGTGTCGCGCTGATGGACATGGACAAGATGGGCGCGTACAAAGCCCAGATGGAGGAGGTCAAGGAACGACGGAACGCGGCCAAAGAACGCGGCGACGATGAGGCGCTCGAAGAGATCCAGGAGGAACAGATGGAGATGATGGGCGACCAGCTCGGCATGTTCAAAGAGCAGTTCCGGCCGATGGTGTGGATCATGTTCCTCACGATCCCGGCGTTCCTCTGGATGTACTGGGTCGTCGGCTACCGCGGCTCGGAAGCCCAGTACGAGTTGGCGAATCTCGTGATTCCGTTTGCGGGTGACGTCACCTGGACGACCGGGATCGTCGGCCCGATCCAGGTCTGGATTGTCTGGTACTTCCTCTGCTCGATGGCCTTTACCCAGATCATCCAGAAAGGACTCAACATCAGTATGTCGCCCTCGGCGGACTGATCGCCGCACTGCTTTTGCTGTCGGATTTCTATATATTCGCGATCCAAGCGTAGCAGCGTCGACCGCTGTATACATACAACTCCAGTTAGAGATCGAGACCGCGAATCGAGACGCCGTCGCCGTCTTCAACGTGACCGATCACACGACCATCGGTCGACTCCGCGAGCGATTCGGCCTCGTCTGCGTCGGGCACTGCAGCAACAAATCCGGTTCCCATATTAAATGTCGTGTGCATCTCGGCATCGGAGACGTTACCCTCCGATTGGACGAACTCGAAGACCGGCTGTGCGTCGAAGGGAGTGTCGACAACATACTGATTGTCGCCCAGTCGACCGAGGTTCGTCCAACCGCCGCCGGTGATGTGAGCCGCACCGCGCACACCGGCCTCGCGCATCGGATCAAGCAGGTGGGTGTAGATTCGGGTCGGCTCCAGCAATGCTTCGCCAATCGTCTCGTACCCCTCGTGGGGGAACGAGTCGGTGTACGAGTAGTTCTTTGTCGCGGCAGTTCGGGCCAGTGTGAGTCCGTTCGAGTGAATGCCCGACGACTCCCAGCCCACGAGGGTATCGCCCGGTTCGGCATCCCCATCGAACAGGGCGTCTTTGGCCGCGAGTCCGGCACAGGCACCAGCGAGATCCAGTCCCTTGATTACCTCGGGCATCACGGCAGTTTCACCCCCGATGAGTTCGATATCAGACTCCTCGGCACCTGCTGAAAGGCCTTGACCCACCTGTTCGGCGAAGTTCTCGTCGGGTTCGTCAATCGCAAGATAGTCGACGAACGCAACTGGGCGAACCCCCGCCGCGACCAGATCGTTGACGTTCATCGCGATGCAGTCGATGCCAATCGTCGAGTAATCCGAGAGCGCCTCGGCGACCAGGAGTTTGGTGCCGACGCCATCGGTAGCAAGTGCGAGATAGCGGTCGCCGATGTCAAGCAAGCCGGCAAAATCTCCCTCGCTGTCGCCGGTCGCGCCGATGAGCGCGGCGGTGGCGGCCTCGCTGGCCTCGATGTCGACGCCCGACTCCGCATAGGTGAGTTCTTCCTCGTCAGCTGGTCCGTCGTCGTCAGTCATGTCTCAAGGGGGGTGGAGTGAACACAAAAACACGGTGATTCGGCCGTCGACGGTTCGGTGAGTGCCACAGCAACGAAAACAGCCAGCCATCCCAGCTTAGCCGAGTGGAACTTCGATCAGCGAGAGGCTGTCGCTTGGAACCTGTGCTTCAAGGAGCCCTGCGAGGTCGTTCCAGTCGTCGGGTCGGTAGGCGTCGACGCCGAAGCTCTCGGCAAACGCGACGAAGTCGGGGTTCGTGAGTTCAGTGCCGAACGCCTCACCGCGGTGGTCGGCCTGTTTGGCCGATATGAGTCCGTAATCGTCGTCGACGAACACAATCACGGTAAACCCACAGTCGAGCCGTGTGGCGGTCTCCAGTTCGGCGGCGTTCATCAGAAAGCCGCCGTCGCCATTGGCGACGACGACGTTGTCGTCGACTGCGAGATCGGCCGCCACGCCACCCGGCAGGGCGATTCCCATGCTCGCCAGTCCGTTGGAAATGAGACAGGTGTTGGGCTCGTAGGTCGGGAACTGCCGGGCAATAGTTAGTTTGTGACTACCAACGTCGGATATCAGTACATCGGAGTCAGCCATCGCCGACCGGAGTAGTGAGACGGTCCCTGCGACAGTAAACGGCTGGCTGTCGTGGTGCGCCACTGCATCGGCGTGGATGGTCTCGTGAGCATCCGAACACCACGTGTGTGCGGGGGTGTCAAGCGCGGCGTCGATGTGTTCGAGTCCGACACCGATGTCGGAGATGAGTTCGACAGTCGGATTGTAGTGGGCATACACCTCGGCCGGCTCGTGGTCCAGATGGAGAATCGTTTTGTCTTGGTCGGGGTTCCACTTTTCGGGGTCGTGTTCGGCGATATCGTAGCCGACTGCCAAGACGACATCGGCGTCCGACACGGCATCGGCCGCCTCACTGTTCGGTCCCGAATCGAGCGTGAACAGTGACTGCTCGCTGCGGTCCGAGACTGCGCCTTTGCCCATATAGGTCGCTACGACCGGAATGTTGGTTCGTTCGACGAGTGTTCGGAGCTGTGTGGCCGCATCGGTCCGAACCGCACCGTTGCCAGCAAGCACGAGTGGCGTTTCGGCCTCCGCAAGCCGGTCGGCGATGCGGTCGACCGAGACCGGGTCCGGATTCGGTCGACGAACTCGGTCCCGCACGGGCAGCGGCTCACCACTCACCGTCTCGCCCATGATATCTTCGGGGAGTTCGATCTGGGTCGCCCCCGGTTTCTCGTAGGTCGACAGTTTGAACGCCTTCCGAACCGATTCGGCAATGATTCGACTGTCGTCGATCTGGGTGTTCCATTTGACAACCGAATCGAAGATATCCGGGATGTCAAGCGCCTGATGGCTCTCCTGATGGAGCCGTTCGAGCCCGCCCTGACCGGTGAGTGCGACCAGCGGTGCCTTGTCGAGGTGGGCGTCAGCCACCCCGGTCAGGAGGTTCGTTGCTCCCGGACCGAGCGTTCCCAAACAGACACCCGCATCGCCAGTGAGTCGACCATGCACGTCGGCCATGAACGCCGCACCCTGTTCGTGACGCGTCGGAATGAACTCGATGTCTGACTCCCGGATCGCAAACAGAATATCCTCCAACTCCTCGCCCGGAATCCCGAAGACGTACTCGACGCCCTCGGCTTCCAGACAGTCGACCAGTAGCTCTGCACCGGTCTGGTCCGATTCACTCATTATTCGACTCCGGCGTACGAATCGTCGCTCGTGTCATCCTCGCCGAGGCCATGCTGGACCCAGATCGTCTTTGCGTTGACGAACTCCCGAATCCCGTGTCGACTGAGTTCGCGGCCGTAGCCGGAGTTTTTGACGCCGCCGAACGGCAGGCGGGGATCGGATTTGACGAGTTCGTTGACGAAACAGAGCCCGGCCTCGAACTGGCGGGCAAACACCTCGCCGCGGTCGAGGTCGCTCGTCCAGACACTTGCACCGAGGCCGAAGTCGGTGTCGTTGGCGACGTCGATAGCTTCGGTCTCATCGCTGACACGGATCACGCTCGCAACGGGGCCAAACGTTTCCTCGGTTGCGGCCGCCGAATCCCGCGGCACCTCGGTGAGGACCGTTGGCTGATAGTATGCGCCTTCGCCGTCGACCGCCTCGCCGCCCGTGAGCAGTTCGGCTCCTGCTTCGAGGGTGCGGTCGATCTGATCGTCGAGATCGTCTCGCAGATCCGGGCGCGCCATCGGGCCGATATCGGTGTCTTCGTCGGTTGGATCGCCGACGGTGAGCGCCTCGACCTCGTCGACGAAGGCCTCCACAAAATCGTCGTAGATGGCATCGTGGACGATAAATCGCTTGGCGGCGATACAGGACTGGCCCGTGTTCTGGAGTCGGGCGAACGCCCCGCGTTTGGCAGTGGCTTCGATTGGCGCGTCATCGAGCACGACGAAGGGGTCGCTCCCGCCGAGTTCCAGCACCGAGGGTTTGAGCTGCTGGCCCGCCCGCTGCCCGACTGCACGGCCAGCC
This sequence is a window from Halohasta litchfieldiae. Protein-coding genes within it:
- a CDS encoding adenylate kinase codes for the protein MSKRILLLGAPGAGKGTQSKRLAEEYGIEHITTGDALRANKDMETEHGTPREYMDAGDLVPDAVVNEIVDAALADADGFVLDGYPRNLSQAEYLSEQTDLTAALFLDVGEDELIRRLTGRRMDPETGDIYHTEFNMPDDEEIEARLVQRDDDTEEVVKDRLETYYDNTEPVIDHYREQGALVEVDGEAHPDEVFERITDVVESEA
- a CDS encoding NAD-dependent succinate-semialdehyde dehydrogenase encodes the protein MESINPATGQRLDSYETHDADDIDTALGTAQSAFVDWRSQSMAHRQTLLEKTAQLLEERVDEYAELMTHEMGKPIEQARAEVRKCAWVCEYYAETAAEQLQDELIESDSDARTLVSYDPLGPILAIMPWNFPFWQAFRFIAPNLAAGNVGLLKHASNVPGCALAIEEVLQDAGMPEGVFQTLLISSSEVDDIISDDRVAGVTLTGSEGAGRAVGQRAGQQLKPSVLELGGSDPFVVLDDAPIEATAKRGAFARLQNTGQSCIAAKRFIVHDAIYDDFVEAFVDEVEALTVGDPTDEDTDIGPMARPDLRDDLDDQIDRTLEAGAELLTGGEAVDGEGAYYQPTVLTEVPRDSAAATEETFGPVASVIRVSDETEAIDVANDTDFGLGASVWTSDLDRGEVFARQFEAGLCFVNELVKSDPRLPFGGVKNSGYGRELSRHGIREFVNAKTIWVQHGLGEDDTSDDSYAGVE
- the purM gene encoding phosphoribosylformylglycinamidine cyclo-ligase; the encoded protein is MTDDDGPADEEELTYAESGVDIEASEAATAALIGATGDSEGDFAGLLDIGDRYLALATDGVGTKLLVAEALSDYSTIGIDCIAMNVNDLVAAGVRPVAFVDYLAIDEPDENFAEQVGQGLSAGAEESDIELIGGETAVMPEVIKGLDLAGACAGLAAKDALFDGDAEPGDTLVGWESSGIHSNGLTLARTAATKNYSYTDSFPHEGYETIGEALLEPTRIYTHLLDPMREAGVRGAAHITGGGWTNLGRLGDNQYVVDTPFDAQPVFEFVQSEGNVSDAEMHTTFNMGTGFVAAVPDADEAESLAESTDGRVIGHVEDGDGVSIRGLDL
- a CDS encoding acetolactate synthase large subunit — its product is MSESDQTGAELLVDCLEAEGVEYVFGIPGEELEDILFAIRESDIEFIPTRHEQGAAFMADVHGRLTGDAGVCLGTLGPGATNLLTGVADAHLDKAPLVALTGQGGLERLHQESHQALDIPDIFDSVVKWNTQIDDSRIIAESVRKAFKLSTYEKPGATQIELPEDIMGETVSGEPLPVRDRVRRPNPDPVSVDRIADRLAEAETPLVLAGNGAVRTDAATQLRTLVERTNIPVVATYMGKGAVSDRSEQSLFTLDSGPNSEAADAVSDADVVLAVGYDIAEHDPEKWNPDQDKTILHLDHEPAEVYAHYNPTVELISDIGVGLEHIDAALDTPAHTWCSDAHETIHADAVAHHDSQPFTVAGTVSLLRSAMADSDVLISDVGSHKLTIARQFPTYEPNTCLISNGLASMGIALPGGVAADLAVDDNVVVANGDGGFLMNAAELETATRLDCGFTVIVFVDDDYGLISAKQADHRGEAFGTELTNPDFVAFAESFGVDAYRPDDWNDLAGLLEAQVPSDSLSLIEVPLG
- a CDS encoding DUF106 domain-containing protein, with the protein product MSRIERKVRSMVNADHEMESAIQTVLDSATDNEVQWVDVRDSITSGQWGRLIEKGILVDGEAGFRIEEPDAIRAGLEEKSDDTDEIEGSTWSKWDKGAAGITVLMFAGYAWAPAREFVGNAVDVLLGPVLNVLPFYVVVMIIAVATGLYSTLLRVALMDMDKMGAYKAQMEEVKERRNAAKERGDDEALEEIQEEQMEMMGDQLGMFKEQFRPMVWIMFLTIPAFLWMYWVVGYRGSEAQYELANLVIPFAGDVTWTTGIVGPIQVWIVWYFLCSMAFTQIIQKGLNISMSPSAD
- a CDS encoding dCTP deaminase/dUTPase family protein codes for the protein MDLTAFVDDLVYEPTQTESRGLDLTVDSILRVTESGRVDFGGGELDKAETEPVETEKRDPDDDYGWWELSAGVYLIEYNETLSVPEGMTLVLQTRDAVRTRGAFHPTLHLGTGESLDPVPLTVGAGGIKIKENARLSTVLAD
- a CDS encoding alpha/beta fold hydrolase, coding for MQQNDPTAQSDGIDIRGPDDGPSVVFVHGAVFTQTMWAPQRDALSSDRKVITLDLPGHGTRSDEDFEFDVALDLLDSVVDEHATDELLVVGLSLGGYLATEYASQHPDRVDGVVLSGCSVNPVDGMGLLTRATGGITRLATRSDRVNRFVDKAATNWVRKQDLSEEYKDEIVDSGFYPKQFGNAGPDLAGRDFRAALATYRGPSLILNGERDVVMRRGEGAHAAAAQHCEIEIIENAGHVANLPRPAAYTDKIREFMRQTVLA